Within the Leptotrichia sp. oral taxon 498 genome, the region AAAAAGAAAAAAATCCTGGAGTGCTGACAATGATTTACTTAATAATGTATGCATTTATTAGAATGTTTGTAAGTACATTTAGAGCTGAAGATTTGAGATTTCCAGGAACTTCGATAAGAATGCCTTATTTAATAAGCATTGTTATGATTATCGGTGCAATAATTGGAATAATATATTTTAGTAAACCTGAAAGAAAATTCGTTCCAATTGAAGAAATAAAGACAAACTCAAGTTCAAATGAAAATGAAGAAACAAAAAAAGTTGATTTGAATAGCGAACAAATTTCTGAAAATGATGCAACAAAAGATTCTGATGAAAAAGAGATTAAAATATAAAAAATAAAAACTATTTTAGAGTCATAAAAATTTAGCTTTAAAATAGTTTTTTTATTTATCATTATTTTTTTATTTAAATAGAATTTATAAAAAAACTATCAAGGGGTCGAGATAGTTTTTTAGGAATTTTATTTATTATTTATTATTTTTTTTATTACCTTTTTTTCCACTTTTTCCACGATTATCAACTAAGGCTTTAATGCCATCTTTTTCATATTTTTTTACCCAAGAGTAAATCTGCTGGTATGAAATACCAAATTTTTTTATGGTTTCATTGTAGTTGTGGTAGTTGGCAATGCAATACTCCACAATACTGACTTTTTTTTCTAAATCAATTCTTATATGTTTTTTATGACGAATAATATTTCCGTCTAAATCTCTATTTTTTCTATAATCCCGAATCCAATAATTTAATACGCTAACTGAAGAAATGTTGTAATTTTTGCAAACTTCAAATAGAGAGCTTTGACCATTTAAATATTCCAAAACAGCTTTTTCACGGATTTCTTTTGAATAATGTCTATTTTTTTCTGATGTAGAAATGCTTTTTTCCCCTAATTCAATATATTTTTTTTTCCAAGTTGTCAGGGCTGATTTTGAAATACCATATTCTTTGGTGATATTTCTAATGCTCTCATTTTCTTCTAACATTTTTTTTACAAGTTTGATTTTCAGTTCGTTGGATATTTTTGATTTTCTTCCCATTAAATAGTTCCTTTCAATTAATTTTTTGAAAAAAACAACCACTTCACTGAAAGAGTAGTCAATTTTTTAGTATAATTTACAAATAAATATATTTATATTAGATAAAATACAGAAATAAAATGGGCGATACTTCCCAGCATTACAAAAATATGCCAAATCATATGGTTAAATTTACATATTTTCCATTGATAAAAAATAGTGCCTAATGAATATAAAAGACCACCTATTACAAGGCAAATTAATGATACTTTATTTATATTTGTTATTAAACTTCCCCAAGCTATTACAATCATCCATCCCATAAAAAGATATATTAGAGTGGAAAATACCTTAAATTTCCCAGTAAAAAATACTTTAAATAAAATTCCTAAAAAACAAGTTGTCCATTGTAAAGCTAAAATAATTTTATTCGTAGGAGAATCTACAACAAGATATAGGAAAGGTGTATACGTTGCTGCAATTAAAATGTAAATTGCAGAATGATCCAATATTTCAAAAATTTTTTTTGCAATACCTGGATGTAAACCGTGATATATGGACGACATTGTATAAAGAACAGTCAATCCAAATCCAAATACCATAAATGAAACAATAGTCCCTGCATCCCTTGTCAGACTAGCTCTTATTGTAAGAACAAAAAGTGCGATAATCGAAAGTCCTGACCCAACAGTGTGACTTACAAAATTACCTATTTCTTCTCCATGTGTAAATGTTTCGGCGTCTTTAATATTTATTTTTGAAACTTGATTTTTATTAACCGTTTTTTTCATAAATTTTCCTCTCAAAATAAATATAATATTTATATATATTATATGTAATAATATCATAAAAGATTTTATTAAATATTTTTTTTCCCTTATAAAATAATTACATTTAAAATTTTATTAATCGATGTAAAAGTATTCAAAACTTTATTTGTAAGAAATTCAAAAAAGTATTAGACTTGAAGTGTATTTATAGTGTATAATACTTGCAGTAAATTTAAAATATGAAAGGAATTTAAAAATGATATTAGACAAAATTAATAGTCCAAAAGATTTAAAAAATTTAAAAAGAGAAGAATTGGTTGAATTAGCGGCTGACATAAGAAAAGCGTTATTAAATAGATTGACAAATTATCCTAAAGGAGGGCATGTGGGACCTAATTTTGGTGTGGTTGAAATGACGATTGCTTTGCATTATGTGTTTAATTCGCCAATTGATAAAATTGTGTTTGATGTGTCGCATCAGGCTTATCCGCATAAAATTTTAACAGGGAGAAAAGATGGATTTCTTTATAAGGATAAATTTAAAACTGTTAATGGGTATACTGACCAAGATGAAAGTGAACATGATTTCTTTAGGGTTGGACATACTTCAACATCTGTTAGTTTGGCGACAGGACTTGCAAAAGCTAGAGATTTAAGAGGTGCTAAAGAAAATATAATTGCATTGATTGGAGATGGTTCGTTAAGTGGAGGACTTGCTTATGAAGGATTGAGTAATGCTGCTGAACAAGGTGGAAATCTGCTAATTATTGCGAATGATAATGATCAGTCAATTGCGGAAAATCATGGTGGATTGTATAAAAATTTAAGGGAATTGAGAGAAAGTAATGGTGAGGCACCAAACAATTTCTTTAAATCGCTTGGTTTGGATTATAAATATGTGGCTGATGGACATGACATTAATAAATTAATTGAAGTGTTTAAAGAAGTGAAAGACATTGATCATCCAATAGTTTTACATATTCATACAATAAAAGGAAAAGGGTTGCCATATGCTGAAAAAGATAGAGAACCTTGGCATTATAATGCAAACTTTGATCCAAAAACAGGTGAACCAAAAACTAAACCTGAACCAAAAGAGGAATTTGGAACAATAACATTTGATTTCTTGACAGATAAAATGGAAAAAGATCCGACAGTTACATTTATTAACGCTGGTGTTCCGATGGGATTTGGATTTACAAAAGACAGAAGAGAAAAATTGGATAAATTGAGAAAACAATATGTTGATGTTGGAATTGCTGAAGAACATGCGACAACTTTTTCATCAGGAATGGCAACAAATGGTGCAAAACCAGTATTTGGGGTAATTAGTACTTTTGTTCAAAGAACTTACGATCAAATATCTCATGATATTGCAATAAATAAAGCACCAACAGTTACTTTAGTATTTGGCGGAACATTAAAAGGTATGAATGATGTAACACATTTAGGGTATTTTGACATACCGATGATTTCAAATATACCGAATATCGTGTATTTGGCACCAACTACGAAGGAAGAATATTTGGCAATGCTTGACTGGGCGATTGATCAAAATGAAAATCCAGTATTTATAAAAGTGCCTGGTGGAGCAGTTCAACATTCTGAAACTGATGTGGATAAAGATTATTCTAACTTGAATAGCTACAAAATTGTGGAAAAAGGAAATGATGTGGCGATTATTGGATTGGGAGAATTTTTTTCGTTAGGTAAAGAAGTGAAGGAACTGCTAAAAGAAAAAGCTGGAATTGATGCGACATTGATAAATCCTAGATTTATAAGTGGTGTTGATGAAAATTTGTTGAATGAATTAAAAGAAAATCACAAATTGGTGGTTACATTGGAAAGCGGACAAAAAGAAGGAGGATTTGGAACGAAAATTTCTAGTTTCTACGGAACTTCTGACATGAAAGTGCTTAATGTAGGTGCTAAAAAAGAATTTACTGATGAAGTTCCTTATGATGTATTTTTTGAGGAAAATAGACTTACGAAAGAACAAATTGTTGAGGATATTTTGAAAGTATTAAAATAAAAAATAAAAAAGAGAATAATTTTTCTATTCTCTTTTTTTATGTAAATTTTTTATAGATTTAAAATATTTTTACACTCTGCTCGTTGTCCCATTTTCAATTTTTTTTCTGTCGTTAGCTTTTAAATATTTTTTTCTAAGTCTTATTGAATTAGGTGTAATTTCTACAAGTTCGTCAGTTTCAATGTATTCAAGTGCTAATTCTAGGGTAAATTCTTTTGGCGGCGCTAATTTTACAGCATCATCACTCCCTGCAGCCCTCATATTTGTAAGTTTTTTACCTTTGCAGACATTTACGACCAAGTCATTTTCCCTTGAGTGCTCTCCAACTATCATTCCTTCGTATACTTCCACACCAGGACCGATAAATAGCGTACCTCTTGCTTGAAGATTATTTAGCGCATAACCTAAACTTGTTCCAGGTTCCATCGCTATTAAAACTCCCCGATGTCTATTTGTAACTTCCCCTTTGAAAGGTTCGTAGTCAAAGAATGAATGGTTTAAGATTCCAGTTCCTCTTGTTTCAGTCAAAAATTCGTTTGTGAATCCGATAAGTCCTCTTGACGGTACTTTGAATTCAAGTCTTGTATAACCGTCAGTTCCTTGATTCATATTTACCATTTCCCCTTTACGAAGGCCGAGTTTTTCAATAACGACTCCGACAAATTCATCAGCAACATCAATTATAGCAAGTTCAATTGGCTCCATTTTTTTCCCGTTTTCTTCTTTGTAAATAACTTCTGGTTTTGACACGGCTACCTCATAACCTTCTCTTCTCATATTTTCCAATAAAATAGATAACTGCAATTCACCTCTACCTTTTACAATAAATGCATCGGGAGAGTCAGTCATTTCAAGTCGCATACTTACATTGTGATTAACTTCTTTTTGAAGTCTCTCCAAAATATTTCTCGAAGTTACAAATTTTCCATCTTGTCCAGCAAAAGGTGAATCGTTTACTAAAAAGGTCATCGCAAGTGTTGGCTCATCAATGTCAATTAATGGAAGTGGTTTAGGATTTTCTCTATCTGCAACAGTTTCTCCTATATCAATTTTATCAATTCCCGCAA harbors:
- a CDS encoding helix-turn-helix domain-containing protein, which translates into the protein MGRKSKISNELKIKLVKKMLEENESIRNITKEYGISKSALTTWKKKYIELGEKSISTSEKNRHYSKEIREKAVLEYLNGQSSLFEVCKNYNISSVSVLNYWIRDYRKNRDLDGNIIRHKKHIRIDLEKKVSIVEYCIANYHNYNETIKKFGISYQQIYSWVKKYEKDGIKALVDNRGKSGKKGNKKNNK
- the trhA gene encoding PAQR family membrane homeostasis protein TrhA, coding for MKKTVNKNQVSKINIKDAETFTHGEEIGNFVSHTVGSGLSIIALFVLTIRASLTRDAGTIVSFMVFGFGLTVLYTMSSIYHGLHPGIAKKIFEILDHSAIYILIAATYTPFLYLVVDSPTNKIILALQWTTCFLGILFKVFFTGKFKVFSTLIYLFMGWMIVIAWGSLITNINKVSLICLVIGGLLYSLGTIFYQWKICKFNHMIWHIFVMLGSIAHFISVFYLI
- a CDS encoding 1-deoxy-D-xylulose-5-phosphate synthase, whose translation is MILDKINSPKDLKNLKREELVELAADIRKALLNRLTNYPKGGHVGPNFGVVEMTIALHYVFNSPIDKIVFDVSHQAYPHKILTGRKDGFLYKDKFKTVNGYTDQDESEHDFFRVGHTSTSVSLATGLAKARDLRGAKENIIALIGDGSLSGGLAYEGLSNAAEQGGNLLIIANDNDQSIAENHGGLYKNLRELRESNGEAPNNFFKSLGLDYKYVADGHDINKLIEVFKEVKDIDHPIVLHIHTIKGKGLPYAEKDREPWHYNANFDPKTGEPKTKPEPKEEFGTITFDFLTDKMEKDPTVTFINAGVPMGFGFTKDRREKLDKLRKQYVDVGIAEEHATTFSSGMATNGAKPVFGVISTFVQRTYDQISHDIAINKAPTVTLVFGGTLKGMNDVTHLGYFDIPMISNIPNIVYLAPTTKEEYLAMLDWAIDQNENPVFIKVPGGAVQHSETDVDKDYSNLNSYKIVEKGNDVAIIGLGEFFSLGKEVKELLKEKAGIDATLINPRFISGVDENLLNELKENHKLVVTLESGQKEGGFGTKISSFYGTSDMKVLNVGAKKEFTDEVPYDVFFEENRLTKEQIVEDILKVLK
- the typA gene encoding translational GTPase TypA, whose amino-acid sequence is MSKIKNIAIIAHVDHGKTTLVDALLKQAGTFGKHEKVDERVMDSDDLEKERGITIFSKNASFHYQGYKINIVDTPGHADFGGEVQRILKMVDSVLLLVDAFEGVMPQTKYVLKQALEHGLRPIVVVNKIDRPNSEPDAVVDSVFDLFVELGANDIQLDFPVVYASAKNGYAKIELEDENKDMKPLYDMIMQHVEDPEGDASEPLQMLITNTEYDEYVGKLGTGRIYNGKISKNEEVTLIKRNGDLVNGKISKIYGYDGLKKIEMEEALAGDIVTIAGIDKIDIGETVADRENPKPLPLIDIDEPTLAMTFLVNDSPFAGQDGKFVTSRNILERLQKEVNHNVSMRLEMTDSPDAFIVKGRGELQLSILLENMRREGYEVAVSKPEVIYKEENGKKMEPIELAIIDVADEFVGVVIEKLGLRKGEMVNMNQGTDGYTRLEFKVPSRGLIGFTNEFLTETRGTGILNHSFFDYEPFKGEVTNRHRGVLIAMEPGTSLGYALNNLQARGTLFIGPGVEVYEGMIVGEHSRENDLVVNVCKGKKLTNMRAAGSDDAVKLAPPKEFTLELALEYIETDELVEITPNSIRLRKKYLKANDRKKIENGTTSRV